The Rhodocytophaga rosea genome has a segment encoding these proteins:
- the porV gene encoding type IX secretion system outer membrane channel protein PorV: MINKYSFLLLIAVCIGANVFGQSSQSLSGQDTTRRAIITPVSFLTISPDARSGALGDAGVAISPDANAIYWNPAKLAFLDKKFGLSVNYTPWLRNLVNDMSISTLNGYYKVDNNQAIGVNLTYFNLGDIQFTDENGNPIRDFNSREFAIGGTYSRKLSNNLGLAVALRFIHSNLAGNFNFVNTVGQVKAGNTASGDVALYYNKDLNISGNDVNFAFGANLSNLGAKISYTTRDQREFIPTNLKVGTGITLNADPYNKITWALDFNKLLVPTPNANGTRSNKTFISGALGSFGDAPDGISEELEEVSIATGLEYWYNDLFSARAGYFSESRDKGNRKYFTLGVGIRYQKLGFDFAYLIPQQKGANSPLADTLRFTLHLNFGQSNQEEAPVSE; the protein is encoded by the coding sequence ATGATAAATAAGTATTCCTTTTTATTGCTGATAGCAGTTTGTATAGGAGCGAATGTATTTGGTCAGTCATCACAATCTCTTTCAGGCCAGGACACAACAAGACGGGCTATTATCACACCTGTTTCTTTTCTTACCATCTCTCCCGATGCCCGTTCGGGTGCATTAGGTGATGCCGGCGTTGCTATTTCACCGGATGCCAATGCTATCTATTGGAATCCTGCCAAATTAGCTTTTCTCGATAAAAAATTTGGTTTATCTGTGAATTATACGCCCTGGCTGCGTAATCTGGTAAATGATATGTCCATTTCAACCTTGAATGGCTATTACAAAGTAGATAATAATCAGGCAATAGGTGTTAACCTTACCTATTTTAACCTTGGCGATATTCAATTTACGGACGAAAATGGTAATCCTATTAGGGATTTTAATTCCAGGGAATTTGCCATTGGCGGAACATACTCTCGTAAATTATCTAATAACCTCGGACTGGCTGTAGCCCTGCGTTTTATCCATTCTAATCTGGCCGGAAATTTCAATTTTGTCAATACGGTTGGGCAGGTGAAAGCAGGTAATACTGCTTCAGGCGATGTTGCCCTCTATTACAACAAAGATCTGAATATCTCTGGTAATGATGTAAATTTTGCTTTTGGGGCTAATCTTTCCAATTTAGGGGCTAAAATATCTTATACCACCAGAGACCAGCGTGAATTCATTCCTACCAATCTGAAAGTAGGTACTGGTATTACTCTCAATGCTGATCCGTACAACAAAATTACCTGGGCACTGGATTTTAATAAGTTACTGGTGCCAACGCCAAATGCTAATGGCACCAGAAGCAATAAAACATTTATCAGCGGAGCCTTAGGTTCTTTTGGTGATGCGCCAGATGGTATAAGTGAGGAGTTGGAGGAGGTTAGCATTGCTACCGGGTTAGAATACTGGTACAATGATTTGTTTTCGGCACGGGCTGGTTATTTTAGCGAAAGCCGTGATAAAGGCAACCGTAAGTATTTTACCTTAGGCGTAGGTATCCGTTACCAGAAATTAGGGTTTGATTTTGCTTATCTGATTCCCCAGCAAAAAGGAGCTAATAGCCCACTGGCCGATACACTGCGTTTTACACTACACCTGAACTTTGGACAGAGCAATCAAGAAGAAGCGCCGGTAAGTGAATAG